One genomic window of Evansella cellulosilytica DSM 2522 includes the following:
- a CDS encoding sensor histidine kinase, which yields MSFLQYMKERWITYLFLFVAFSFSLIVYKLDVSLYLSQSSGSYILVGWGILFTIFVTVDYFVLNYRLQKLEAFTNLNASSEEVDEFIYPLDNRIAKQMESIILKYEKYRSDIRALTSEEMTFITKWLHDVKVPISASKLILETEEQAIPKKLYERLYHELFSIEESAQRVFYEMKTNRFYDDYKIAPTQTKKLIASALKGYSSFFSYKKLAMNMEGEDTPVLTDEKWSGYILSQIISNAVKYTPENGRISIKTMREDSGDITISIRNSGQGIHPSDIGQVFKKGYTSSERRTGLKATGYGLYLAKKLSDLLGHTLTVKSVYNEYAEFHLQFHENKTIYDVTKL from the coding sequence ATGAGCTTTTTACAATACATGAAAGAGCGTTGGATAACGTACTTATTTTTATTTGTTGCCTTTTCCTTTAGTTTAATTGTATATAAGCTAGATGTTAGTCTTTATTTAAGTCAATCTAGTGGATCTTATATATTGGTGGGATGGGGGATTCTTTTTACCATCTTTGTGACTGTGGACTATTTCGTTTTAAACTACCGACTACAAAAACTTGAAGCATTTACAAACCTAAATGCCTCTTCTGAAGAAGTAGATGAATTTATCTATCCATTAGATAATAGGATTGCTAAGCAAATGGAAAGCATTATATTAAAATATGAGAAATATAGAAGCGACATAAGGGCGCTTACTTCTGAAGAAATGACGTTTATAACGAAATGGCTTCATGACGTAAAGGTCCCAATATCAGCCAGTAAATTAATTCTCGAAACAGAAGAACAGGCTATACCGAAAAAACTATATGAACGTTTGTATCATGAGTTATTTTCTATTGAGGAGTCTGCTCAGCGTGTCTTTTATGAAATGAAAACGAATCGATTTTATGATGATTATAAAATTGCACCAACGCAAACAAAAAAATTAATTGCTAGTGCATTAAAGGGGTACTCCAGTTTTTTTAGCTACAAAAAGTTAGCGATGAATATGGAGGGAGAGGACACCCCCGTACTTACCGACGAAAAATGGAGTGGGTATATCCTCTCCCAAATTATTTCGAATGCAGTAAAGTACACACCTGAAAATGGAAGAATTAGTATAAAAACAATGCGGGAAGACAGTGGAGATATAACGATAAGTATTAGAAATAGTGGTCAAGGCATCCACCCTAGTGATATTGGACAAGTTTTCAAAAAAGGGTATACGTCAAGTGAACGAAGAACAGGGTTAAAGGCAACGGGGTATGGTCTATATTTGGCAAAAAAACTATCAGACTTGCTCGGTCATACACTAACGGTAAAGTCAGTATACAATGAGTATGCTGAATTTCATCTTCAGTTTCATGAAAACAAAACGATTTATGATGTGACAAAATTGTAA
- a CDS encoding ABC transporter ATP-binding protein gives MQILSVENISKTYGSRKMVNEYVALKNISFQVTEGEFIGVMGASGSGKTTLLNILGSLDKATSGTFEMAGKDIASLSKKELAEHRMKNIGFIFQDYNLLETMTLKENIILPLALQGEDASVIEEKLEPLITDLGISDVVMKYPYEVSGGEQQRAAACRALITNPRLILADEPTGNLDSKSSKDLLNILTYINKQYQATILMVTHDVFAASYCEKIMFIRDGEIYNELYAGEDKKQFFDSIIDVMSVLGGERK, from the coding sequence ATGCAGATTTTATCAGTAGAAAATATAAGTAAAACGTACGGGTCAAGGAAAATGGTAAATGAATATGTAGCCTTGAAAAATATTAGCTTCCAAGTGACTGAAGGAGAGTTTATCGGTGTCATGGGTGCATCAGGATCAGGGAAGACGACACTCCTTAACATATTAGGAAGTTTAGACAAGGCTACCTCTGGAACGTTTGAAATGGCTGGGAAGGATATTGCTTCCTTAAGTAAAAAAGAGCTTGCAGAACATCGAATGAAAAATATTGGCTTTATTTTTCAAGATTATAATTTACTTGAAACGATGACGCTAAAGGAAAATATTATTTTACCACTTGCCCTTCAAGGAGAAGATGCTAGTGTAATTGAAGAAAAGCTCGAACCACTTATTACAGATTTGGGAATTTCAGATGTCGTAATGAAATATCCGTATGAGGTATCTGGAGGCGAACAGCAACGGGCAGCTGCGTGTCGTGCCCTCATTACTAATCCGAGACTAATATTAGCAGATGAGCCTACCGGCAATCTCGATTCTAAATCTAGTAAAGACTTACTTAACATATTGACGTATATTAACAAGCAGTATCAAGCCACAATTTTAATGGTTACTCATGATGTGTTTGCAGCGAGCTATTGTGAAAAGATTATGTTTATCCGCGACGGAGAAATATATAACGAACTTTACGCAGGAGAGGATAAGAAGCAATTTTTTGATTCGATTATTGATGTAATGAGTGTGCTTGGAGGCGAGAGGAAATGA
- a CDS encoding FtsX-like permease family protein, producing MKLSTLALRNIKLNFKKYVIYFFSLSFSVFTTYSFLALIQNEDIKQQFIYDDRYQSLLISFGFLIMVFVIFFLISSNNSFIKARKKEISTYSLFGMSNIKIGKLLFIETIIVGAGTLIIGIGAGIFFSKLIAMILLDITLASFTGHIAFSIDPMSIVITVSIFFIIFVLMGLSGLRVISKFELVDLFKASKISEGRTKGSYFGLLFSFLLIGIGYRIATLENQETVATFALLILILVIGGTYMFFWVGLPKILYLLKKNKRMYLKGDNLIATSSLSHRVLTISSTMATIAILSAVATTAIATGYTLYSNVEVNTYNTVGYDMYYYGGDEDVLEAVYNTFVEHDTEMTEQYSVMLYKTSPHMQDVWGDGVQYIHADNDHYFRIYSSSEFNELTAISRLDIPPLSLATGEAVYVRGFIPDEMQEALMNHELLFSVKTLEITSSKEIPVGEFGAIHTIVIHDEDYDALYEAGDIKLSLHENSEAHVFNFERALSSQELNKDLNALLSGKVGSYRTALNNFNEGMETFGLVCFIGFFMSVVFILMTASLLYFKQMMAAEEEKHQFKMLRKIGMDSKTEKKVIRKRLLPVFLLPLLVGILHSIFAMKSADTMVFTYVIAVENSYLTVLAFSTVMYILYALVYGLFFFITKSQFARIVK from the coding sequence ATGAAGCTTTCGACATTGGCACTCAGGAATATCAAGCTCAATTTCAAAAAATATGTCATATATTTCTTTTCGCTTAGCTTCAGTGTATTTACTACTTACTCTTTTTTAGCGCTAATTCAAAATGAAGATATAAAGCAACAGTTTATTTATGATGATAGATATCAATCCCTTTTAATAAGCTTTGGATTTCTCATTATGGTCTTTGTTATATTCTTTTTGATCAGTTCGAATAATAGCTTTATTAAAGCTAGAAAGAAAGAGATTTCCACCTATTCCTTATTCGGTATGTCAAACATAAAGATTGGTAAGTTGCTTTTTATTGAGACGATCATTGTTGGCGCCGGTACGCTTATTATTGGTATAGGAGCAGGTATCTTTTTTTCTAAGCTGATTGCAATGATCCTGTTGGACATTACTTTAGCGTCGTTTACGGGACATATAGCCTTTTCAATCGACCCGATGTCAATCGTTATCACAGTTAGTATATTTTTCATTATTTTTGTTTTAATGGGATTGTCTGGCCTGCGCGTCATTAGTAAGTTTGAACTTGTTGATTTATTTAAAGCATCTAAAATATCAGAAGGAAGAACGAAGGGATCTTATTTTGGTCTATTATTTTCGTTTTTACTCATAGGTATTGGTTATCGAATAGCGACACTAGAAAACCAAGAAACCGTCGCTACCTTTGCATTACTTATTCTCATTCTCGTCATAGGCGGAACATACATGTTTTTCTGGGTGGGGCTACCGAAAATCCTTTATTTATTAAAGAAAAATAAAAGGATGTATTTGAAGGGTGACAATCTTATAGCTACCTCATCATTATCACATAGAGTGTTAACAATATCCTCGACGATGGCAACAATTGCAATTTTGTCTGCAGTTGCGACAACAGCTATTGCTACAGGCTACACGCTTTATAGTAATGTTGAAGTGAACACCTATAACACCGTTGGATACGATATGTATTATTATGGGGGCGATGAAGATGTACTAGAAGCTGTTTATAATACGTTTGTTGAGCACGATACTGAAATGACAGAACAATATTCCGTTATGTTATACAAAACGAGCCCTCATATGCAAGATGTTTGGGGAGACGGAGTTCAATATATTCATGCAGACAATGATCATTATTTTCGTATTTATAGTAGTTCCGAATTTAATGAGCTAACAGCAATTTCAAGGTTGGATATTCCACCATTATCTTTGGCGACAGGAGAAGCGGTTTACGTACGTGGTTTCATTCCTGATGAGATGCAAGAGGCGCTAATGAATCACGAATTACTCTTTTCGGTAAAAACATTGGAAATCACATCATCAAAGGAAATTCCTGTTGGAGAATTCGGGGCAATTCATACGATTGTTATTCATGATGAGGATTATGATGCTTTATATGAAGCAGGTGATATTAAATTAAGTCTACATGAGAATAGTGAAGCACATGTATTTAATTTTGAAAGAGCGTTATCCTCACAGGAATTAAATAAAGATTTGAATGCGCTGCTTTCTGGTAAAGTAGGGAGCTATCGAACCGCTCTCAATAACTTTAATGAAGGGATGGAAACTTTCGGATTAGTTTGTTTCATCGGTTTTTTTATGAGCGTTGTGTTTATTTTAATGACAGCAAGCCTTTTATACTTTAAACAAATGATGGCCGCAGAAGAAGAAAAACACCAATTTAAGATGCTAAGAAAAATAGGGATGGACAGTAAGACGGAAAAAAAAGTGATAAGAAAAAGATTGCTTCCAGTATTTTTGCTTCCGTTATTGGTAGGAATTCTTCACAGTATTTTTGCAATGAAATCGGCTGACACGATGGTGTTTACTTACGTTATAGCCGTTGAAAATTCGTATTTAACGGTTCTAGCTTTTTCTACTGTCATGTATATATTATATGCGCTTGTTTATGGCTTGTTCTTTTTTATAACAAAAAGTCAATTTGCACGTATCGTGAAATAA
- a CDS encoding phasin family protein — MRSTVGKAISLGLGLAIAGKEQIEKTVDELVKRGEVKKEESKALIDELLRKGDETKEQMEEIVKERVDAILGDSKLVRKKDLIEIERRLAKLEQEKEEEEGAND, encoded by the coding sequence ATGAGATCAACTGTTGGTAAAGCTATTTCGTTAGGTTTAGGGCTTGCGATTGCAGGTAAAGAACAGATTGAAAAAACAGTAGATGAGCTAGTGAAAAGAGGAGAGGTAAAAAAGGAAGAATCTAAAGCGTTAATTGATGAATTGCTACGTAAGGGTGACGAAACAAAGGAACAAATGGAGGAAATCGTCAAGGAGCGAGTTGATGCGATTTTAGGTGATTCTAAGCTAGTGAGAAAAAAAGATCTAATCGAGATTGAGCGTAGGTTAGCCAAATTAGAGCAAGAGAAGGAAGAAGAAGAAGGTGCGAATGACTAG
- a CDS encoding AarF/UbiB family protein, with the protein MGSGRRFRQLQRYRTIATALARNGLGYLFHETGLTEKILSFRSEERKAVKDKSTGERVRLLLEELGTTYIKLGQIASTRPDLLPPDIVKELGRLQDDVPPFSYEEASVIIEQELGEPVESLFKEFSETPLAAASIGQVHYAVLKDGTEVVVKVQRPGIIPQMETDLEIIADWARLAETHFDWARDYGLRDIIDEIGKGMLLELDYRNEARNMERFANKSVNHEYIHIPDVYWNYTTKRILTMDYVEGIRISNLEALDSAGYDRSLLAKRLSETIFHQVLIDGVFHADPHPGNVLALPNGGIALLDFGMVGRLSPEKKKYAVSLIIALRNQNTKGILRAVTNMGIVHPDTNMDQLYLDVDDLREKYYDVPLEQLSLGQAIEDLFTIAFKHQIRIPTELTLLGKSLLTTEGVVVALDPTFSIFDVAEPMGKKLILDRLDPWKKIKSISMDVQDYLDLLNEVPVSLKQFLSILRHGKMKIEIDSPQTDVLMRKMDRISNRLSFSIVLLSLSIIMLGLIIGAALSGTQTILWRLPIIEISFVISILMVVWLFFSIFRSGRF; encoded by the coding sequence ATGGGCTCAGGTAGACGTTTTCGACAGCTTCAACGCTATAGAACGATTGCTACAGCCTTAGCAAGAAATGGACTTGGCTACCTTTTCCATGAGACTGGATTAACCGAAAAGATACTATCCTTTCGAAGTGAAGAAAGAAAAGCGGTAAAAGATAAGAGTACCGGAGAAAGAGTCCGACTTTTATTGGAGGAATTAGGTACCACCTATATTAAGCTAGGTCAAATTGCTAGTACGAGACCAGATTTATTACCACCTGACATTGTTAAAGAGCTAGGACGTTTACAAGATGATGTACCTCCATTTTCATATGAAGAAGCCTCCGTCATTATTGAGCAGGAGCTAGGGGAACCTGTTGAAAGCCTATTTAAGGAGTTTTCAGAGACTCCTTTAGCTGCTGCCTCTATTGGCCAAGTTCATTATGCTGTTTTAAAAGACGGCACTGAGGTAGTAGTTAAAGTGCAAAGGCCTGGCATTATACCTCAAATGGAAACAGATTTAGAAATCATTGCTGACTGGGCGAGACTAGCAGAGACTCATTTTGACTGGGCGCGTGATTATGGTTTACGCGATATTATTGACGAGATTGGTAAAGGGATGCTTCTAGAACTCGATTATCGAAATGAAGCACGTAACATGGAAAGATTCGCAAATAAGTCGGTGAATCATGAGTACATTCATATTCCAGATGTATATTGGAACTATACAACGAAGCGAATTTTAACAATGGATTATGTTGAGGGAATTCGTATTTCAAATTTAGAAGCATTAGATAGCGCAGGTTATGATCGGAGTTTGCTTGCAAAAAGACTATCTGAAACTATCTTCCATCAAGTGTTGATTGACGGCGTGTTCCATGCGGATCCTCATCCAGGTAACGTTTTAGCCCTCCCTAATGGAGGTATTGCGTTACTTGATTTCGGCATGGTTGGCCGTTTATCTCCAGAAAAAAAGAAGTACGCAGTATCCTTAATTATTGCATTGAGAAATCAAAATACAAAGGGTATTTTACGTGCAGTTACAAATATGGGAATCGTTCATCCGGATACTAATATGGATCAACTATATTTAGATGTCGATGATCTTCGAGAAAAGTATTATGATGTACCTTTAGAGCAACTAAGCTTAGGACAAGCAATTGAAGATTTGTTTACTATTGCTTTCAAACACCAAATTCGCATCCCAACGGAATTAACACTGTTAGGCAAATCGTTGCTAACAACAGAAGGTGTAGTTGTGGCGCTAGACCCAACGTTTAGTATATTTGATGTTGCAGAACCTATGGGAAAAAAATTAATTCTTGATAGACTCGATCCATGGAAAAAAATAAAGAGTATATCTATGGACGTGCAAGATTATCTAGATTTATTGAATGAAGTACCAGTAAGCTTAAAGCAGTTTTTATCAATTCTACGTCATGGGAAGATGAAAATAGAAATAGACTCTCCTCAAACAGACGTGCTAATGAGAAAGATGGATCGGATAAGTAATCGATTATCGTTTAGTATCGTGCTACTTTCGCTAAGCATTATTATGCTTGGCTTAATCATTGGAGCAGCGTTAAGTGGTACACAAACAATCTTATGGCGGTTACCCATCATTGAAATTAGCTTTGTCATTTCTATTCTCATGGTCGTTTGGCTGTTTTTTTCGATTTTTCGATCAGGGCGATTTTGA
- a CDS encoding methyl-accepting chemotaxis protein, with amino-acid sequence MNKNTFYHGRNKIVTILLWVSYILGLINSLIIGAEWSGLITYGIAGLFIVIPMTIFTFFKLFTTKLHYYVAVGFPLLVLVTIIGSPKLSNYALIYFSLAIVMLYNHTISIALTGFLGGCLTVFFFFNFHEEMFYGADTEILVTLLAVNIATVIIFVTQAYLGGKTLNKMEKDSIEIENKKNDVEKLLSKVKETVGVLASFNTSFKSNIEKTNQISDELTIGFSEVSKVIEAQASSVTDMNESMINSGDIITNVVDSANTLSSISKKTEMAAHSGQAMINTLSDEMMQVNKSVHNASSLMVQLNQETEKIGSILNTINEVSEQTNLLALNAAIEAARAGEAGKGFAVVADEVRKLAESSQKSTLEIAGIINSIQAKTVEVTNQVQEGEQAVSTSLEVTEKTKSTFVEMLEHANEVLRQSELVAQQLKAMENNSSAIIDEISSLSSGAQQSSASVEEILASAEEQHQQINDIVKSYKELELLSDQLQSLVKN; translated from the coding sequence ATGAATAAAAACACTTTTTATCACGGTAGGAATAAAATTGTAACGATATTACTATGGGTTTCCTATATTTTAGGGCTCATTAACAGCCTCATTATTGGAGCAGAATGGAGTGGGCTGATTACATATGGCATCGCTGGACTTTTCATTGTTATTCCAATGACGATCTTCACCTTTTTTAAGTTATTTACTACTAAACTACATTATTATGTTGCAGTTGGATTTCCTTTACTAGTACTTGTAACCATAATCGGATCACCGAAATTATCAAACTATGCACTCATCTATTTTAGTCTTGCTATCGTAATGCTTTATAACCATACTATATCAATAGCTTTGACAGGTTTTTTAGGTGGATGCTTGACCGTGTTTTTTTTCTTCAATTTTCATGAAGAAATGTTCTACGGGGCTGATACAGAAATATTAGTAACACTGTTAGCTGTCAACATTGCTACTGTCATCATCTTTGTAACCCAAGCTTACTTAGGTGGGAAAACATTAAATAAAATGGAAAAAGATAGTATTGAAATTGAAAATAAAAAGAATGATGTGGAGAAGCTATTATCTAAGGTAAAAGAAACTGTAGGGGTTCTTGCTTCCTTTAATACATCATTTAAATCTAACATTGAGAAAACAAATCAAATTTCAGACGAGCTTACAATTGGTTTTTCAGAAGTGTCAAAAGTGATTGAAGCTCAAGCAAGCAGTGTTACAGATATGAACGAATCAATGATTAACTCAGGAGATATTATTACTAATGTCGTCGATAGTGCAAACACACTTTCAAGTATTTCTAAAAAGACTGAAATGGCAGCTCATAGTGGGCAAGCAATGATTAACACCCTTTCTGATGAAATGATGCAAGTGAACAAATCTGTTCATAATGCAAGTTCACTAATGGTTCAGTTAAATCAAGAAACAGAAAAAATTGGAAGTATTCTCAATACAATTAACGAAGTGAGTGAACAAACAAATCTATTAGCATTAAATGCCGCAATTGAAGCTGCTCGTGCTGGCGAAGCTGGTAAAGGCTTTGCTGTCGTTGCCGACGAGGTGAGAAAGCTTGCTGAAAGCTCACAAAAATCTACATTAGAAATTGCTGGAATCATTAATAGCATTCAAGCTAAAACGGTAGAAGTAACAAATCAAGTTCAAGAAGGCGAACAAGCAGTATCAACTAGCCTAGAAGTAACCGAGAAAACAAAATCAACCTTTGTTGAAATGCTAGAGCATGCAAATGAAGTACTGCGACAGTCTGAATTAGTGGCACAACAACTAAAGGCGATGGAAAATAACTCCTCAGCCATTATTGATGAAATTTCTTCTCTTTCTAGTGGTGCACAGCAATCAAGTGCTTCTGTAGAAGAAATATTAGCTAGTGCTGAAGAGCAGCACCAACAAATAAATGATATTGTAAAATCGTACAAAGAGTTAGAACTACTCTCTGATCAATTACAAAGCTTGGTGAAAAACTAA
- a CDS encoding alpha-N-arabinofuranosidase, whose protein sequence is MTTANRAKMVIDKDFVISKVDPRIYGSFIEHLGRAVYGGIYEPDHPTANELGFRQDVLDLVKELQVPIIRYPGGNMVSGYNWEDGVGPRDARPTRLELAWRVLETNAFGTNEFVEWTKAVNSEVMMAVNLGTRGMEAARDLIEYCNHPSGTYWSDLRRQHGYEQPHKIKTWCLGNEMDGPWQIGQKTAEEYGRLAAETGKVMKLVDPTIELVSCGSSGSGMPTFPEWEATTLDHTYEVADYISLHQYYGNRDNDTANYFAQTLDMENFIKTVTATCDYMKAKKRSKKTMYLSFDEWNVWFHSNDQDKKIEPWSFAPPQLEDVYTFEDAILVGSMLNTLLKHSDRVKIACMAQLVNVIAPIMTENGGNVWKQTIFYPFYYTSVYGRGLALNPIISSPKYDSKDFTDVPYLDSAVVYHPENDELVIFAVNRHLEESLTVEVDIRSFEGLSIIEHVVLEHEDKHATNIIGNESVQPHVNGQSTIDLTEGKLMSQLPKMSWNMIRLGKK, encoded by the coding sequence ATGACGACAGCAAATAGGGCAAAAATGGTCATAGATAAGGATTTTGTCATATCTAAAGTAGACCCAAGAATTTACGGCTCTTTTATCGAACATTTAGGTAGAGCAGTTTATGGAGGAATTTATGAACCCGATCATCCTACTGCAAATGAATTAGGGTTTCGTCAGGACGTACTTGATTTAGTAAAGGAATTGCAAGTACCTATTATTCGTTACCCCGGAGGAAATATGGTGTCCGGATACAATTGGGAAGACGGCGTTGGTCCAAGAGACGCTCGTCCTACACGACTCGAGCTGGCATGGAGAGTATTAGAAACGAATGCATTTGGGACCAACGAATTCGTTGAATGGACAAAAGCGGTCAATAGTGAAGTGATGATGGCAGTAAATCTGGGAACGAGAGGAATGGAAGCAGCAAGAGATCTTATCGAGTATTGCAACCATCCAAGTGGTACATATTGGAGCGACCTTCGTCGCCAGCATGGCTATGAACAGCCACATAAAATAAAAACATGGTGTCTTGGTAATGAAATGGATGGTCCTTGGCAAATTGGTCAAAAAACAGCTGAAGAATACGGACGACTCGCTGCAGAAACAGGAAAAGTGATGAAGCTCGTAGACCCTACTATTGAATTAGTTAGCTGCGGAAGTTCCGGTTCAGGGATGCCTACTTTCCCAGAATGGGAAGCTACTACATTAGATCACACATATGAAGTAGCCGATTATATTTCCTTACACCAGTATTACGGTAATCGCGACAACGACACCGCCAATTATTTTGCACAGACATTAGATATGGAAAACTTTATTAAAACAGTTACTGCAACTTGTGATTATATGAAAGCAAAGAAGCGTAGCAAAAAGACTATGTACTTGAGCTTTGACGAATGGAACGTGTGGTTCCACTCCAATGATCAAGATAAAAAAATTGAACCTTGGTCATTTGCACCGCCGCAGCTAGAGGATGTCTATACTTTTGAGGATGCCATTCTAGTAGGTTCTATGTTAAACACTTTATTGAAGCACTCCGACCGTGTAAAAATTGCTTGTATGGCTCAATTAGTGAATGTCATTGCACCAATTATGACGGAAAATGGTGGTAACGTATGGAAACAAACGATCTTCTATCCTTTTTACTACACGTCTGTTTATGGTAGAGGCTTAGCGCTAAACCCTATTATTAGCTCACCTAAATATGACAGTAAAGACTTCACAGACGTTCCTTATTTAGACAGTGCTGTCGTCTATCATCCTGAAAACGATGAACTCGTTATTTTTGCAGTAAATCGACACCTTGAGGAAAGCCTAACTGTCGAAGTTGATATTCGTTCGTTTGAAGGATTATCAATCATTGAGCATGTCGTATTAGAACACGAGGATAAACATGCTACAAATATAATCGGAAACGAAAGCGTTCAACCACATGTTAACGGGCAATCAACAATAGATTTGACAGAAGGAAAACTAATGAGTCAACTTCCTAAAATGTCATGGAATATGATTAGATTAGGGAAAAAGTAG
- a CDS encoding MotA/TolQ/ExbB proton channel family protein — protein MVEAILKLFINDQQVESILSNSFIELIFMVLFVTFVVTVFVHFILYSRLRRIRHHLYATNSLNIEPLSSFKKDFDEKQKEESVKVETFVEQKFSSWRVLNVPVVSLIKMVQMTISIFILVGVLGTFIGLAMSLGSIDGTGDQLVENVAAVLAGLDVAFYTSIVGMGFSLIMTVMTRVANTEYMLTDIMLKMESYLQENEEDAMSRLIDVSKTINGSIVELRETNQASLSNIEKAFHGFQEYTVGLQQSAKDLAKFNEGLSSNLKDFHVLFANVKKVTDKLDGSITNLNKNFDSLFSYFNKMDKRNERMTTAFQDTYKKIEDLTSSQMETLKHFEGAVEEWKEYISSIADRQDTIHTSFERVVAQSETLTNMMKENNKQFKGIFGNDVSAKLGGINTYLSELKGDFNKLGNSVVRLPDALETINMAQAEFRTLFSDRFEELKQFNRDFNNHLKTHAAESESFERHLSDASKSHEQIAMKNNQMLAEINRVTQQITDSFQQRESQIESSVGVLKDTLSRYVNNLEGTLGDRLDKVGRSIGDFVVDMNDSIKKEFKQIGDISEENQQRTARQTQQVLSDLNQEFQNLNRLLQSYTQDMVRPQNRMRVGSND, from the coding sequence ATGGTCGAAGCAATTTTGAAGCTGTTTATTAATGATCAGCAAGTAGAATCAATTTTATCAAATTCGTTCATTGAACTTATTTTCATGGTGCTGTTTGTAACCTTTGTTGTTACAGTTTTCGTTCATTTTATTTTGTATAGTAGGTTAAGAAGAATTCGCCATCACTTATATGCTACGAATTCCTTGAATATTGAACCATTAAGTTCGTTTAAGAAAGACTTTGATGAAAAGCAGAAGGAGGAGTCTGTAAAGGTAGAGACGTTTGTTGAGCAGAAGTTTTCTAGCTGGCGTGTATTAAATGTTCCTGTTGTTAGTTTAATAAAGATGGTACAAATGACGATTTCTATTTTTATATTAGTAGGTGTGTTAGGAACGTTTATAGGGCTTGCAATGTCATTAGGAAGCATAGACGGTACGGGAGACCAACTAGTAGAAAATGTAGCAGCCGTACTTGCAGGACTTGATGTCGCGTTTTATACGAGTATTGTCGGTATGGGATTCTCTTTAATTATGACAGTGATGACGAGGGTTGCTAATACTGAATACATGTTAACAGACATTATGTTAAAAATGGAGTCGTATTTACAGGAAAACGAAGAGGACGCGATGTCTCGCTTAATTGATGTATCAAAAACAATCAATGGCTCTATCGTAGAGCTGCGTGAAACGAACCAAGCTTCATTATCAAACATTGAAAAGGCTTTTCATGGATTCCAAGAATATACAGTAGGTTTACAGCAATCTGCAAAAGATTTAGCGAAATTTAATGAAGGATTATCCTCCAATCTAAAAGACTTCCATGTTCTTTTTGCAAATGTAAAGAAGGTAACTGACAAATTAGATGGATCTATAACAAATCTCAATAAAAACTTTGATTCGTTATTCTCGTATTTTAATAAAATGGATAAGAGGAACGAGAGGATGACGACGGCATTTCAGGATACGTATAAAAAAATTGAAGATTTAACTTCTTCGCAGATGGAAACTTTAAAGCATTTTGAAGGGGCAGTTGAGGAGTGGAAGGAATATATTTCATCTATTGCTGATAGACAAGATACGATTCATACATCGTTTGAGAGGGTTGTAGCCCAAAGTGAAACACTCACAAATATGATGAAGGAAAACAACAAACAGTTTAAAGGTATATTCGGTAATGATGTGAGTGCGAAGCTTGGTGGAATTAATACTTACTTAAGCGAGCTCAAGGGTGATTTTAATAAACTTGGGAATTCGGTTGTTCGTCTTCCAGATGCACTAGAAACGATCAATATGGCACAAGCGGAGTTTAGAACATTATTCTCTGATCGTTTTGAAGAGCTAAAGCAATTTAATAGAGACTTCAATAACCATTTGAAAACACATGCAGCTGAGTCAGAAAGCTTTGAAAGACACTTATCTGATGCGTCAAAATCTCATGAGCAAATTGCGATGAAAAACAATCAAATGCTTGCAGAAATTAATCGTGTCACACAGCAAATTACTGACTCCTTCCAACAGAGAGAAAGTCAAATAGAATCAAGCGTAGGTGTATTAAAGGATACTTTATCTAGGTATGTGAACAATCTAGAAGGGACTTTAGGCGATCGGTTAGATAAGGTAGGGAGAAGTATAGGTGATTTTGTTGTAGATATGAATGATTCTATTAAAAAAGAGTTTAAGCAAATTGGAGATATTTCTGAGGAAAATCAGCAGAGAACAGCTCGTCAAACACAGCAAGTATTGAGCGACTTGAATCAGGAGTTTCAGAATTTAAATCGCCTTCTTCAATCATATACCCAAGACATGGTAAGACCACAAAATAGGATGAGGGTTGGCAGCAATGATTAA